The following are from one region of the Deltaproteobacteria bacterium genome:
- a CDS encoding metallophosphoesterase yields MRKTWIGGLVLLVTLLWTGHAFAWSFAVCGDSRDDRDGIFPQILSAVDNSDMEFLLHLGDMVNKESPGEWELYREATARFRKPLRVVIGNHELYGGGTPQKFAERFGLPGTSWSFTHKDAHFAIVDNAKGTFPDNTLAGLDRDLAAHPKGKGGITTLIVAMHIPPRTDGVFPHGTRFDYEERSAKLLAILKRHGVDAVLSGHEHMQYVEDWEGVLLLISGGAGAPMVPFQTYGYYRIDVENGRVMESFRRVRPADKAR; encoded by the coding sequence ATGCGAAAGACCTGGATCGGCGGCCTCGTTCTCCTTGTCACTCTTCTATGGACCGGGCACGCCTTCGCCTGGTCGTTCGCTGTGTGCGGCGACAGCCGGGACGACCGGGACGGGATCTTCCCGCAGATCCTCTCCGCCGTGGACAACTCCGACATGGAGTTCCTGCTCCACCTGGGGGACATGGTCAACAAAGAGTCGCCCGGTGAGTGGGAGCTATATCGCGAGGCGACGGCGCGGTTCCGGAAACCGCTGCGCGTGGTGATCGGAAATCACGAGCTCTACGGCGGGGGGACACCGCAGAAATTCGCGGAGAGGTTCGGCCTCCCCGGGACCTCCTGGTCCTTCACCCACAAGGACGCCCACTTCGCGATCGTGGACAACGCGAAGGGGACGTTCCCGGACAACACCCTCGCGGGACTCGACCGCGACCTCGCCGCCCACCCGAAGGGGAAGGGCGGGATCACGACGCTCATCGTGGCGATGCACATCCCCCCGCGGACCGATGGGGTCTTTCCCCACGGGACCCGGTTCGACTACGAGGAGCGGAGCGCGAAGCTTCTCGCGATCCTGAAGCGACACGGGGTGGACGCCGTCCTGAGCGGTCACGAGCACATGCAATATGTGGAGGATTGGGAAGGGGTCCTGCTGCTGATCTCCGGCGGCGCCGGCGCTCCGATGGTCCCGTTCCAGACGTACGGCTACTACCGGATCGACGTCGAGAACGGAAGGGTGATGGAGTCGTTCCGGCGCGTCCGCCCCGCCGACAAAGCCCGCTAA